CTCATGATGATCGGTGAGACGCTCATGATACCGGCGGCAGGAATAGTCGTGGGCCGGCGGCTTCGAGGCGGAGACAAAGGTCTAAGATCTTTCGTCTTCGGGGCGATGGTGGTGATGATTGGCGGGATAGTCATGTTTGCACCGACCTGGGATCGTCTCATGATTGTGTTCGAGGCGATTGGTCGCGAAAGTGCCGGTACTTTTTCGGCGGGACTGATCTCGCTCGGCTATCACCCTGACGCTGTGACCGACTATGCCACCCAATTGGAGAATGTGATCCACACCGTCACCAGACTGATTCCGGCTGCTACGCTGATGAACCTGCTGGTGCAGTTCACGGTCGGCTTTCTGTGGCTGCTCGGTCGGGACTTTGCTGCCGCCGGTTCCCCTGCCGCGCTGGCGCCGTTTGCCCGGTGGAAGGTCCCTTTTACGTTAACGCCGGTGTTGATAGTGGCCGCGCTGGGCCGCCTGTTTGGCGGCGAACTGGTTGCGCTGGTGGCCGACAACCTGCTCATGATGCTGTCGGTCTTTTACTGTGTGGGCGGACTGGCGCTGATTGCCCACGCCCTGCGCCGGCTCAGAATGCCTTTGGCCATCCGGGTAGTTTTCTATATCGCGTTGACGCTTACGGGCCTGCTCGGTTATCTGGGCTCTGTACTGCTCGGATTCGTTGACAGTTTTGCTGACTGGCGCAAAGTTTCGCGCCCATCAATTGAGTTGGACAAGACTTGATTATTGCGTATACTAATCACGAGGTAGATATGAAAGTAATACTGCGAGAAGATGTTCCCGATGTCGGCCGCTCCGGCCAGACAGTCGAGGTCAAGGCCGGGTTCGGCCGTAACTATCTCATCCCCAGGAACCTGGCGATCCCAGCCAGCAAGGCCAACCTGAGGGCCATCGGCGAGATCGCCAAGCAAACCGCGGTACGGGACCGCAAGCGGAAGCGCACCGCTGAAATTCTGCGGGACAAAATCGAGAAGATCGAGCTGTCGGCCGAGGTTCTGGTCGGCGAGGAAGACAAGCTCTACGGTTCAGTCACGAGCCAGGACATCGTCAACATGCTCCAGGAGCAGGGAATCACAGTCGAGAAACGGACCGTGCAACTGGATGAACCAATCAAGGCGCTCGGTGTTTATACGGTGCCGATCAGGATCGGCAAGGATGTGACTGCCAACTGCAAGGTCTGGGTAGTCAAGAAGATTTGACGCTATGAAGATGGTGCAGGTCAAGCTCGAGGGGCTGGCGCTGGACATGACTACCAATACGCCGGTAGTAATTCTATCGCCCGAGGACGACAACAAGGTTTTGCCGATCTGGATCGGCCACGCCGAGGCCTGGGCGATTGCCATGGAGCTCTCCGGCGTGACGTCCAAACGTCCCCTCACGCACGATCTGATGAAACAGGCGATTGAGTCGCTGGAGGCGCGCGTGGTCCGAGTGGAGATCACCGAATTGCGCGATCAAACGTTTTATGCGGTGGTGCATCTGGCGCGTAACGGCAAGGGGCGCCAACTTGACGCTCGCCCGTCGGATTCGATCGCCCTCGCGCTCAAGACCGGCTGTCCGATTTTTGTCAATGCCGAGCTGTTCGAGCCGAGGCCCCGGAACGATCAGGAAGCGCCTCCGATGCCGACTGATCGCGAATCATTGCGCGAACGGCTCAAGAAAATCAATCCTGAGGATTTCGGGAAATACTCCCTGTAAATGCTGTCACGACTGCGGCTGACGTTGCTGGCGGTGACGCTCTGGTCGACCGCCACGGTTGTTTCGGCGGTCGAATCTCTTGACGACCGTCCCGAGGTGGTCTCCGAGTACACTCGCGCTAGGCTCCTGCTCCGCGACGGGGACTATCTCGAAGCCGCTCGCCAATTCGCCCGTCTGGCCGACAAGTTCCCGGACTCAAAAAACCTCGATTTGTTCATTTTCAATCGCGCGAAGGCGGAGTTGTATTTCGGAAACCGTTCCGAGGCGCTCAATGTCCTTTTGAGTTTCATTAATCGGTTTCCGAGCTCGAACCTGATTGCGCACGCTTATTTCTTTCAGGGGAATGCCTATTACTTGAAGGGCCAGCTCGATTACGCGGTCGAGGCGTATATCGACGGGTATCGCCTGTCACAGGATCTTCGGCTCGACGATCTGATTGTAGTATCGCTCGTGGAGGCAGTGTCGGGCGCTCGCACGGTCGCGCTGACCGAGGCGGATTTCGCCGGTTTGGATCCGGCCCGTCGCTGCGAACTCATTGAGCCGGTGGCACGGGCGCTCGCGGCGCGGGCGGACACGGCGGTCGCACACAGCCTTCGCGGTCTTTGCAGTGACAAACCCCAGGTATCAGACAGCCCCGCCGCCAAGGCTTCGAACTCGGTTCTGGAACTAGCCCTGCTGTTGCCGTTCTCCGGCGAGATGCAATCGTTCGGGGAAGAAATCTACCACGGGGCGGTAATTGCCGCCGAGCAGTTTCGCCGCGACACCGGCAAAAAGTTGAACCTGGTGCCGTACGACACCAAGGGTGACCCGATCGATGCCGGTCGCCTGGTCCGGGAACTGGTGCACGGAGCCACCGATGCGATTATCGGGCCGCTTACCAGCGACGAGGCCGCGGTGGCCTCGGCTGTGCTCAGCGGCGAGACCCTGCCGCTCATCGCGCCGGCAGCGACTCAATCGGGGTTAACCCTGTTGTCGGAATGTGTCTTTCAGCTTTCGCCCAATATCGAATTACAGGGCGCTCGGGCGGCTGAGTATGCGGCGGTCCGGCGTGGCGCCGACTCAGCGGCTATCATCACGCCTACCACCGCCGATCAGATGCGCATGGCGCGGGCATTCGCGGAGCGTTTTGAGGCTTTGAGCGGTGTCATTGTTGCCACTGAGTATTACCGCCCGCGTGATCGTGACTTTGGGCAGTATGTCCGCGACCTAAAGAACATTCTGCTGCGTGGCCCGGTAGATTCCGCTGCATACATCAACGACCGCGGGGATACAATCGACCTCGAGGCGGTTCCGGCAAAGATCGATTGCCTGTATCTGCCGGGTTCCGCGGAGCAGCTAAGACTGTTGCTGCCGCAGCTCGAGTTTTATGGGATCGACGCGTTCTATC
This is a stretch of genomic DNA from Candidatus Zixiibacteriota bacterium. It encodes these proteins:
- the rplI gene encoding 50S ribosomal protein L9, translating into MKVILREDVPDVGRSGQTVEVKAGFGRNYLIPRNLAIPASKANLRAIGEIAKQTAVRDRKRKRTAEILRDKIEKIELSAEVLVGEEDKLYGSVTSQDIVNMLQEQGITVEKRTVQLDEPIKALGVYTVPIRIGKDVTANCKVWVVKKI
- a CDS encoding penicillin-binding protein activator, giving the protein MLSRLRLTLLAVTLWSTATVVSAVESLDDRPEVVSEYTRARLLLRDGDYLEAARQFARLADKFPDSKNLDLFIFNRAKAELYFGNRSEALNVLLSFINRFPSSNLIAHAYFFQGNAYYLKGQLDYAVEAYIDGYRLSQDLRLDDLIVVSLVEAVSGARTVALTEADFAGLDPARRCELIEPVARALAARADTAVAHSLRGLCSDKPQVSDSPAAKASNSVLELALLLPFSGEMQSFGEEIYHGAVIAAEQFRRDTGKKLNLVPYDTKGDPIDAGRLVRELVHGATDAIIGPLTSDEAAVASAVLSGETLPLIAPAATQSGLTLLSECVFQLSPNIELQGARAAEYAAVRRGADSAAIITPTTADQMRMARAFAERFEALSGVIVATEYYRPRDRDFGQYVRDLKNILLRGPVDSAAYINDRGDTIDLEAVPAKIDCLYLPGSAEQLRLLLPQLEFYGIDAFYLGSDGWGDDNVYRLGDKVTRGAVFPSPFLELERSQEYVKFASEYDARYGQQPQRLASLGYDAVMLIAQLVRTGAVSRRDLISGL
- a CDS encoding DUF2232 domain-containing protein codes for the protein MPAILLALLPLAKYGVALRSEFVPLTLVTLVAAYGVAIYLYRSTALLAAVDRYWQVVSAAAVGLAAGLVVCHADYRLMMIGETLMIPAAGIVVGRRLRGGDKGLRSFVFGAMVVMIGGIVMFAPTWDRLMIVFEAIGRESAGTFSAGLISLGYHPDAVTDYATQLENVIHTVTRLIPAATLMNLLVQFTVGFLWLLGRDFAAAGSPAALAPFARWKVPFTLTPVLIVAALGRLFGGELVALVADNLLMMLSVFYCVGGLALIAHALRRLRMPLAIRVVFYIALTLTGLLGYLGSVLLGFVDSFADWRKVSRPSIELDKT
- a CDS encoding bifunctional nuclease family protein, encoding MKMVQVKLEGLALDMTTNTPVVILSPEDDNKVLPIWIGHAEAWAIAMELSGVTSKRPLTHDLMKQAIESLEARVVRVEITELRDQTFYAVVHLARNGKGRQLDARPSDSIALALKTGCPIFVNAELFEPRPRNDQEAPPMPTDRESLRERLKKINPEDFGKYSL